A part of Gammaproteobacteria bacterium genomic DNA contains:
- a CDS encoding RidA family protein — translation MQRTPVHTSRAPAAIGSYSQAIVAGGFCYVSGQIPLDPETGEMVDGDIGEQIRQVFDNLAAVARAAGCDLGRDAVKITVFLVDLAHFGLVNEVMSGMFAQPFPARAAIEVAGLPRGAQVEADAILVVP, via the coding sequence ATGCAACGCACCCCTGTACACACGTCACGCGCTCCGGCGGCGATCGGCTCCTATTCGCAGGCCATCGTCGCGGGCGGCTTCTGCTATGTGTCCGGGCAGATTCCGCTGGACCCGGAGACCGGTGAAATGGTTGACGGCGACATCGGCGAGCAGATCAGGCAGGTTTTCGACAACCTGGCGGCGGTGGCCAGGGCCGCCGGCTGCGATCTCGGCAGGGACGCCGTGAAGATCACGGTCTTCCTGGTGGACCTGGCCCATTTCGGACTGGTCAACGAGGTCATGTCCGGGATGTTTGCCCAGCCCTTTCCCGCCCGCGCCGCGATCGAGGTGGCAGGACTGCCCAGGGGCGCGCAGGTAGAGGCCGACGCGATTCTGGTCGTTCCGTAG